A genome region from Chthoniobacterales bacterium includes the following:
- a CDS encoding glycosyltransferase family 2 protein, whose amino-acid sequence MISVLIRTFNSAKTLPKVMARLALSPGDEIIVVDSGSTDATLQIAQGSGARIVPAPSPFNYSKSLNLGFQAAKNPWVLVLSSHATPQNPNFLELYRAEITHLPGNVAVIYGPSTITGKSGLSEAENKISFHSKDNFQKIIHLCGNGNAFYRKAVWETLRFDENIRTAEDKIWLLTALDHGYDFAFLPEACTLNQNQASLRYMYRKGYGDAKAAPRSASHRPMGLYQLGGALKNQTLPRLRGEIDHGNWLRYSAHILGQFFGSRGEQNNHPGYLSK is encoded by the coding sequence TTGATTTCAGTCCTCATCCGCACCTTCAACTCTGCTAAGACCCTTCCGAAGGTCATGGCCCGGCTTGCTCTGTCACCTGGAGATGAAATCATTGTCGTTGATTCGGGTTCCACGGATGCCACTTTGCAGATTGCCCAAGGCTCGGGCGCGAGAATCGTCCCTGCCCCAAGCCCCTTCAACTACAGCAAATCCCTCAACCTCGGTTTCCAGGCGGCAAAAAATCCTTGGGTGCTCGTGCTCAGTTCCCACGCCACTCCACAAAACCCGAATTTTCTAGAGCTTTACCGGGCAGAAATAACGCATTTGCCGGGGAATGTGGCTGTCATTTACGGCCCTTCCACCATCACCGGTAAGAGCGGTCTGTCTGAGGCAGAAAATAAGATCAGCTTCCACAGCAAGGATAACTTCCAAAAAATCATCCATCTCTGCGGGAACGGCAACGCTTTCTATCGAAAAGCGGTTTGGGAGACACTCCGTTTTGATGAAAATATTCGCACTGCTGAGGACAAGATCTGGCTTCTAACCGCACTCGACCACGGATATGATTTTGCCTTCCTACCGGAAGCCTGCACTCTCAATCAAAATCAAGCCTCTCTCCGTTACATGTATCGCAAGGGTTATGGTGATGCCAAGGCCGCTCCCCGCTCCGCCAGCCATCGCCCAATGGGCCTTTATCAACTTGGAGGCGCGCTCAAGAACCAGACCCTGCCCAGGCTGCGCGGCGAGATCGACCATGGAAACTGGCTCCGCTACAGTGCTCATATTCTAGGCCAATTTTTTGGTTCCCGCGGCGAGCAAAACAACCATCCGGGCTACCTAAGTAAATGA